From the Borreliella afzelii genome, the window GGGCTTTTCTTTAAGCTCTTGAAAAGGGCTATAGTGACAATTAGGGCAGCCCTCTCCAAAGGCAGAAACTGGACCTACATGCCGACAATTTGGACATTCGATATCACCAAGCTTAGCAGCACAGTTAGGGCAAATAGTCCTATTAAGTCCAACTTTTTCACCACATTGCTCGCAAAAAACTTCAAAATTTACCTTTGCCAAACGAAAATTCCTCAAATTTTATTTAAAAATAAAGCATATAAAATACTATATAATTAATTATAATAAAAAAATGAATGAATATCACATATTTAAGGAATGCTAAAACATGAAATCAGGATTTGCAGCAATACTTGGTAGACCATCAACTGGAAAATCTACCCTTTTAAATTCAATATGCGGGCATAAAATATCAATCATATCCCCTATTCCACAAACAACTAGAAATAAAATAAAAGGAATCTTTACAGACGACAGGGGACAAATCATTTTTATAGACACACCTGGATTTCATCTGAGTAAAAAAAAGTTTAATATCGCAATGATGAACAACATACACTCTTCAATAGGAGAAGTTGAGCTTATTCTATACATAATCGACATACAAGATACACCTGGAGAAGAAGAAAATAAAATGCTAGAAATAATTAAAAACTCTAAAATTAAATTTTTAGTACTACTTAATAAAGTTGATCTTAAAAATACAAAAATAAAAGAAATAACGCAATTTCTAAAAGAAAAAGGAATAGAAGATAGCAATATAATTAAGATATCTGCTGAGAAAAAAATTAACACAGAAGAATTAAAAAATAAAATTTACGAAAATTTTTCAGAAGGCCCACTTTATTATCCACAAGAATACTACACAGATCAAAAAATAAATTTTAGAATTAGTGAAATAATAAGGGAAAAGGCTATTGAAAACTTAAAAGAAGAACTTCCCTATTCTTTGTATGTAGATATTGATACCCTAGAAAATAAAAAAAGAGGTCTTTTTATTAGAGCAAATATTTTTGTAGCCAATGAAAGTCAAAAAGGAATAATTGTGGGAAAAAACGGAAAAGAAATAAAATCAATAGGAGAAAGGGCAAGAAAAACAATTGCAAAAATTTTTGAAACAAAATGCAACCTTTTTCTCCAAGTAAAACTAAAAAAAAATTGGAACAAAGAAGACAAACTAATAAAAAGACTCATAAATTAATATATAATTGCGATTTTCTAAATTCTTGAAACTTAAAAAATAAAATGCTAAAATTTGGATTAGGAATAAAATGTGAAAACAGCACACTGGGCAGATTTTTATGCAGAAAAAATAAAAAAAGACAAAGGTCCTAAAAACTTATACACAGTAGCATCGGGAATTACTCCATCTGGAACTGTACACATTGGCAATTTTAGAGAAGTTATTTCGGTAGACCTTGTAGCAAGGGCTTTGAAAGATTCTGGATCAAAAGTAAGATTTATTTATTCTTGGGATAATTACGA encodes:
- the era gene encoding GTPase Era — translated: MKSGFAAILGRPSTGKSTLLNSICGHKISIISPIPQTTRNKIKGIFTDDRGQIIFIDTPGFHLSKKKFNIAMMNNIHSSIGEVELILYIIDIQDTPGEEENKMLEIIKNSKIKFLVLLNKVDLKNTKIKEITQFLKEKGIEDSNIIKISAEKKINTEELKNKIYENFSEGPLYYPQEYYTDQKINFRISEIIREKAIENLKEELPYSLYVDIDTLENKKRGLFIRANIFVANESQKGIIVGKNGKEIKSIGERARKTIAKIFETKCNLFLQVKLKKNWNKEDKLIKRLIN